Within the Natranaeroarchaeum sulfidigenes genome, the region TGCAGTTCCCGGACCAGCGCGGCGTCCTGTAGCTCCCGGCGCACGGGGTCGTTCGGGAGCCGGAGTCGACAGAAGCCGACCAGAATGTCCTTCTCGAAATCTTCGAAGCTGATGAAGTGTTCCGTCCCGCCGCTTGCCTCGTAGGTCATCACGTCGAGTTCGATATTCTCGGGCTCTTCATCATTCATCCCCGCTTCACGGGACCGGATGTCCTCACACTCCCAGCCGTGCTTGTCCATCTCCTTCCAGGCAAGCTGGCGAAGGTTGGACTTCCAGACGCCTGCGTCGATGAAGTCCGCGGGGATGTCCCGCTGGACGCGCTGGAGCCGAGTGTATCGGGGAATCATCGACATGATCTCGGCGACGATTTCGGCGGCCTCCTCGTTGGTCAGGGGATCGTACTCGCCGTCGTGCCACATGTCGTAGGTCCGGGTCCCACGGACGATCAGCGTCGGGTAGATCTTCAGGTAGTCGGGCTTCCACTCCTCGTCCTCGAACAGCCGGCGGAAGTCCTCGATACACATTTCGTGGGACATACCGGGCTGGCCGGGCATCATGTGGAAGCCGACCTTGAACGCGGCGTCCCGAAGCCGGCGGTTGGCGTCGATCGACGCCTGTGCGCCGTGACCGCGATGCATCTCGCGGTTGATCCGCTCGAAGGTAGTCTGGACGCCGACCTCGACTTTCGTCCCACCCAGATCGAGCATTCGGTCGATCTGTTCGGGGTCACACCAGTCCGGTTTGGTCTCGAACGTCGTCCCGATATTGCGGATCTCGTTTGTCTCGTTTCGCGCGATGACGTCTTCGAGATACTCGAACTCGACGTCTTCGGGGTCGGGTGCGAAACTCATTTCCTCGGCGGGCGAGGGCTCTGCCTCCAGATCGTAGTCGTTCATCGCCTGGAGGGCGCGCTTGACGAACCATTCCTGATAGTCGTGGCTCCGGGCGGTCATCGTCCCGCCCATCAGGATCAGCTCGACCTTGTCGACGGGATGGCCGATCTCCCGGAGCTGGTGGAGCCGCAGGGTCACTTGCCCGTAGGGATCGTAGTCGTTCTGCTCGCCACGGGCCGCCGCTGGCTCGTGGCCAGTGTAGCTCTGTGAGCTCGAAAACTCCGAGCCCGGGCCGCCGGGACAGTACAGACACTTCCCGTGCGGGCAGTTGTGCGGGCTGGTCATGATCGCCACCGGCGAGACGCCCGAGGCCGTTCTGACCGGTTTGCGCTGCAGGACGGCTTCCAGTTCCTCGCGGCGCTCCTGCGGTGC harbors:
- a CDS encoding tRNA uridine(34) 5-carboxymethylaminomethyl modification radical SAM/GNAT enzyme Elp3 is translated as MSTESDATESEAFENACSELVDQILAGEIERDDLESAKLDVCSEFSSPKVPKHTDLLDYAPQERREELEAVLQRKPVRTASGVSPVAIMTSPHNCPHGKCLYCPGGPGSEFSSSQSYTGHEPAAARGEQNDYDPYGQVTLRLHQLREIGHPVDKVELILMGGTMTARSHDYQEWFVKRALQAMNDYDLEAEPSPAEEMSFAPDPEDVEFEYLEDVIARNETNEIRNIGTTFETKPDWCDPEQIDRMLDLGGTKVEVGVQTTFERINREMHRGHGAQASIDANRRLRDAAFKVGFHMMPGQPGMSHEMCIEDFRRLFEDEEWKPDYLKIYPTLIVRGTRTYDMWHDGEYDPLTNEEAAEIVAEIMSMIPRYTRLQRVQRDIPADFIDAGVWKSNLRQLAWKEMDKHGWECEDIRSREAGMNDEEPENIELDVMTYEASGGTEHFISFEDFEKDILVGFCRLRLPNDPVRRELQDAALVRELHVYGSEAAIGQDAAGDQHQHKGYGRRLIETAEELAADAGYGKVSVISGIGAREYYREKLGYYQDGPYVSKRL